In Haloimpatiens massiliensis, the following are encoded in one genomic region:
- a CDS encoding response regulator transcription factor: MNKYNILIVDDEDEIRDAIEIYLKNEGINVFKAKDGIDALMLLEEKEIQLILMDIMMPRMDGIKATFKIREKKNIPIIMLSAKSEDTDKILGLNMGADDYITKPFNPLELVARVKSQLRRYMDFGNYKSTGDKLVVRDLILDKNTKMAIVDDKEVRLTPTEYNILEFLMENKGTVFSIEQIYEKAWGEPYYNGENTVAVHIRRIREKIELNPKEPRYLKVVWGIGYKIEK; the protein is encoded by the coding sequence ATGAATAAATACAATATTTTAATAGTGGATGATGAAGATGAAATAAGAGATGCAATAGAAATATATTTAAAAAACGAAGGCATCAATGTTTTTAAAGCTAAGGATGGAATAGATGCATTGATGCTTTTAGAAGAGAAAGAAATTCAGTTAATATTAATGGACATTATGATGCCAAGAATGGATGGAATCAAGGCAACCTTTAAAATTAGAGAAAAGAAGAATATTCCCATAATAATGCTTTCGGCTAAATCAGAAGATACGGACAAAATATTAGGACTTAATATGGGGGCAGATGATTACATCACAAAGCCGTTTAACCCATTAGAACTAGTAGCTAGAGTTAAATCACAGCTCAGAAGATATATGGATTTTGGCAATTATAAAAGTACAGGTGATAAATTAGTAGTTAGAGATTTAATTTTGGATAAAAATACTAAAATGGCAATAGTAGATGACAAGGAGGTAAGGCTTACCCCTACGGAATACAATATATTAGAATTTTTGATGGAAAATAAGGGAACAGTATTTTCTATTGAACAAATATATGAAAAAGCGTGGGGAGAGCCTTATTATAATGGAGAAAACACCGTGGCAGTACACATAAGAAGAATAAGAGAAAAAATTGAACTTAATCCGAAAGAACCGAGATATTTAAAGGTGGTGTGGGGAATTGGATATAAAATTGAAAAATAG
- a CDS encoding DUF166 domain-containing protein, producing MKIVIISCEKSNLNPENEFYIKLDSRFANLKFIPNLKDEKDVCTLCGKECFRCRAAYNLDYSEHIVQIIKLPDLYKKFEDKPLSYLPKKLATHDITIAIGIHEDILVEIPKLVKKSSGKSLLIPCESGDWVSRWTRDEIINQCRKYDLQYAFPKPFCTLNYGNGETIDKFIDEYKLGKPKFKLYVNNKDIIIKAESVISAPCGNGYNVAKHLVGKKLGEEAKKAVAKYWHSYPCLGGMKIDPELGDTPLHIAGYTHYNALENAEIIRTD from the coding sequence ATGAAAATAGTTATAATTTCCTGTGAAAAAAGCAATTTAAATCCTGAAAATGAATTTTATATAAAACTAGATAGTAGATTTGCAAACCTTAAGTTTATACCTAATCTGAAAGATGAAAAAGATGTTTGTACCCTTTGCGGAAAGGAATGTTTTAGATGCAGAGCTGCTTACAACCTAGATTACAGTGAGCATATAGTTCAAATAATAAAGCTTCCTGACTTATATAAAAAATTTGAAGATAAACCACTAAGCTATTTACCAAAAAAATTAGCTACCCATGATATAACTATAGCTATAGGCATACATGAAGACATATTAGTGGAAATTCCTAAATTAGTTAAAAAAAGCAGTGGAAAATCCCTTTTGATTCCTTGTGAGAGTGGAGATTGGGTTTCAAGATGGACAAGAGATGAAATCATTAATCAGTGTAGAAAATATGATTTACAATATGCCTTTCCTAAGCCATTTTGCACGCTAAATTACGGTAATGGAGAAACTATTGATAAATTTATAGATGAGTATAAACTTGGCAAACCTAAGTTTAAATTATATGTAAATAATAAAGATATAATTATAAAAGCAGAATCTGTCATATCAGCTCCTTGTGGCAATGGCTACAATGTAGCTAAACATTTAGTAGGTAAAAAACTTGGTGAAGAAGCAAAAAAAGCCGTAGCAAAATACTGGCACAGTTATCCTTGCCTTGGTGGAATGAAAATAGATCCAGAGTTAGGAGACACCCCTCTTCATATCGCTGGCTACACCCACTATAATGCCCTAGAAAATGCTGAAATCATAAGAACCGACTAA
- a CDS encoding cellulose biosynthesis cyclic di-GMP-binding regulatory protein BcsB: MKKLLSTLLVFILTLSLMISNSNLVEADNLNNSINKKSKNYRFEKDWTGSGVFATKAFFFDVSNNWTIEGSYVNLVFTESELLENKNSTLTVLINDTPIGFIRLGDKKENKRTVKMPISKDKIKDGFNEIKIKTYKRISEKPCIDDVNTGNWIVIHKESYVHIDFKDKEDSTALKDFPFPYMKESDEIPVNSIVVVPDNSSSSEITTAMMICANFGSKRKYENINTKIYKFSDAVEKSSTNVVFVGQENKCPKEIINLLSPEQRQNIKNSAVIKEVQSPYNKYKKMLIVISKDESKLIKAGELLSSKDLMKQINEDSITVDKDLTVKDPSKTELENISFSKLGYNNVLLPGSFRQESNFTLNIPKNRLVNKAANIVLKTRYSKNLDFDRSLLTVYVNETPIASKKLSANSADNDTFQVSIPEDVRNSSYYDIKVAFDLQLKDVFCTFREEDNPWAYISSESYVHLPYKEGRDFIFENYPNPFVAEGEFNDFTMILPDEFSSQQLTWAGNIAAHMGHDIDLNGGDFKVLAASEALKNPPKGNLLVLGTPENNEVVKKFSQNMYVKFNKGFTAFQSNEKVNLLPSYASEIATIQLIQSPFNSNSKVMLVTSVNEKDLGLAQRYLKDLNLIKSLKGNSVIIDRMGNFKNLTYGEKEDKIENKFSFSKIASMSAGTKSLIVFLIVVILFTVTAAIMYIKKYKKQ, from the coding sequence ATGAAAAAATTATTAAGCACTTTATTAGTATTTATTTTAACTTTGTCTTTGATGATTTCTAATAGTAATTTGGTAGAGGCAGATAATTTAAATAATTCTATAAATAAAAAGTCAAAAAACTATAGGTTTGAAAAGGATTGGACGGGCAGTGGTGTTTTTGCTACTAAGGCTTTTTTCTTTGATGTTAGCAATAATTGGACTATTGAAGGTTCGTATGTTAATTTAGTATTCACAGAAAGTGAACTACTAGAAAATAAAAATTCTACATTAACAGTTTTAATAAATGACACACCCATTGGTTTTATAAGGTTAGGAGATAAAAAAGAAAATAAAAGAACTGTTAAAATGCCAATTTCAAAAGATAAAATAAAAGATGGATTCAATGAAATAAAAATTAAGACATATAAGAGAATTTCGGAAAAACCATGTATTGATGATGTTAATACAGGAAATTGGATAGTGATACATAAAGAATCATATGTACATATAGACTTTAAGGATAAGGAGGATTCTACTGCATTAAAAGATTTTCCTTTTCCATATATGAAGGAAAGTGATGAGATACCAGTAAATAGTATAGTGGTAGTTCCAGATAATAGTTCTAGTTCAGAAATAACCACAGCTATGATGATTTGCGCGAATTTTGGTTCTAAAAGAAAGTATGAAAATATAAATACAAAAATTTATAAGTTTTCTGATGCAGTAGAAAAATCTTCAACTAATGTTGTGTTCGTAGGTCAGGAAAATAAATGTCCTAAAGAAATAATAAATCTTTTAAGTCCAGAGCAGCGACAAAACATTAAAAATAGCGCTGTGATTAAAGAAGTACAGTCACCGTACAATAAATATAAGAAGATGTTAATAGTAATTTCTAAAGATGAAAGTAAACTTATAAAAGCGGGAGAGCTATTAAGTAGTAAGGATTTAATGAAACAGATAAATGAAGATAGTATAACTGTAGATAAAGATTTAACCGTGAAAGATCCATCAAAAACTGAATTAGAGAATATAAGTTTTTCAAAGTTAGGATATAATAATGTGCTTTTACCAGGGTCTTTTAGACAGGAGTCAAATTTCACACTAAATATACCTAAAAATAGATTAGTAAATAAAGCAGCTAATATAGTATTAAAAACCAGATATTCTAAAAATTTGGATTTTGATAGATCCTTACTTACGGTATATGTAAATGAAACACCTATAGCTAGTAAAAAATTAAGTGCTAATAGTGCTGATAATGATACTTTTCAAGTAAGTATACCAGAGGATGTAAGAAATTCTAGTTATTATGACATTAAAGTAGCCTTTGATTTACAATTAAAGGATGTATTCTGTACCTTTAGGGAAGAAGATAATCCTTGGGCGTACATAAGCTCAGAATCTTACGTCCATTTACCATATAAGGAAGGTAGAGATTTTATTTTTGAAAATTATCCTAATCCTTTTGTAGCAGAGGGTGAATTTAATGATTTTACTATGATTTTACCAGATGAATTTTCTTCTCAGCAATTAACATGGGCTGGAAACATTGCAGCTCATATGGGACATGATATAGATTTAAATGGTGGAGATTTTAAAGTTCTGGCAGCAAGTGAGGCATTGAAAAATCCTCCAAAAGGAAATTTACTAGTGCTAGGGACTCCAGAAAATAATGAAGTAGTAAAAAAGTTTAGCCAAAATATGTATGTAAAGTTTAATAAAGGTTTTACAGCTTTTCAATCTAATGAAAAGGTGAATTTACTTCCAAGCTATGCTAGCGAAATAGCTACTATACAACTTATACAATCTCCTTTTAATAGTAATAGTAAAGTTATGTTGGTAACATCTGTAAATGAAAAAGACTTAGGGTTAGCGCAGAGATATCTTAAGGACTTAAATTTAATTAAGAGTCTAAAGGGGAATTCAGTAATAATAGATAGAATGGGTAATTTTAAAAATCTAACTTATGGAGAAAAAGAAGATAAGATAGAAAACAAGTTTAGTTTTAGTAAAATTGCTAGCATGAGTGCTGGAACAAAGTCTTTAATAGTATTTTTGATTGTAGTTATTTTATTCACAGTGACTGCAGCAATAATGTATATAAAAAAATACAAAAAACAGTAG
- a CDS encoding glycoside hydrolase family 113: MKGKKRKKIIIVLIFIVLVFYVIQLNPSFKGSINNFKNKMLGKTLNKEFKVKIKSANLSTDYDIDKVIEDIDKLGLNTINVPVAVNIQSLTSDNMQVDKNSEKKAIKLIKKLRWKKINIILEPYPWIKNGELYETQWKPKNIDDFFWNWKNNVLKVLIDDVAVPYHVDALNVASNFVQMEYAEGYWCDAVDFVRKYYKGLITYRTCWWYTASWDKKTQEDYLKKLNNKVFSKVDFISIAAYFELTDKDENTIENLKNALLSSQRYNREQNIKDEIHSFNLKWNKPIFFGELGFPKRNKASVEPWNPVPSFIVNNKEQARCFKAYRIVFEKENWFLGFSVFAVGMDGEHKNYYPSEESIKVINEWYEK; the protein is encoded by the coding sequence ATGAAGGGTAAAAAAAGAAAGAAAATAATTATTGTATTAATATTTATTGTGCTTGTATTTTATGTGATACAATTGAATCCATCCTTTAAGGGTAGTATAAATAATTTTAAAAACAAGATGCTAGGTAAAACTTTAAATAAGGAATTTAAAGTTAAAATCAAATCTGCTAATCTTTCTACGGACTATGATATAGATAAGGTGATTGAAGATATAGATAAACTGGGACTAAATACTATAAATGTACCAGTGGCAGTTAATATTCAGTCTTTAACTTCAGATAATATGCAAGTGGATAAAAATAGTGAAAAGAAGGCCATTAAACTTATAAAAAAATTAAGGTGGAAAAAGATAAATATAATATTAGAACCTTATCCTTGGATAAAAAATGGAGAACTTTATGAAACACAGTGGAAACCAAAGAATATTGATGATTTTTTTTGGAATTGGAAAAACAATGTGTTAAAAGTATTGATAGATGATGTGGCGGTGCCTTATCATGTGGATGCTTTGAATGTAGCTTCTAATTTTGTTCAAATGGAGTATGCAGAAGGTTATTGGTGCGATGCGGTAGATTTTGTGAGAAAATATTATAAGGGACTTATAACTTATAGAACTTGTTGGTGGTACACAGCTAGTTGGGATAAAAAAACTCAGGAAGATTATTTAAAAAAATTAAATAACAAAGTATTTTCTAAAGTGGATTTTATAAGTATAGCAGCTTATTTTGAACTTACGGATAAAGATGAAAATACTATTGAAAATTTAAAAAATGCCTTACTTAGCTCTCAAAGATATAACAGAGAGCAAAATATAAAGGATGAAATCCATAGTTTTAACTTAAAATGGAATAAGCCTATTTTTTTCGGTGAACTGGGATTTCCAAAGAGAAATAAGGCTTCTGTGGAACCATGGAATCCAGTGCCATCTTTCATAGTGAACAATAAGGAACAGGCTAGATGCTTTAAGGCTTACAGAATTGTTTTTGAAAAAGAAAATTGGTTTTTAGGGTTTTCTGTATTTGCAGTAGGTATGGATGGTGAGCATAAAAATTATTATCCATCAGAAGAAAGCATCAAGGTTATAAATGAATGGTATGAAAAATAA
- a CDS encoding YitT family protein, with product MKKKVERGLLDYLIVYLGCSIQAFAVTCILKPNGLVVGGFTGVSLVLGKLLNIKYTFIYYTLCISVLILTWFLLGKKEVLKILLLSTTYPLILILFDNISFNFIESSSNGTLLSCIYYGIFSGIGTGLILKKGFSQGSSDTVAKILNKKLLPFMSISQILLIIDISILSLSAFVFGKNAVLYAIVMEMIYAKVMESVLFGFGSSLVKMVVISEKTDDIAEFILKELGRSVSIGTITGAYSNVNKRKVILICSTKESMIVKNFAAKIDKNAFINLVPVIFAWGKGDGFDPLEIE from the coding sequence TTGAAAAAGAAAGTTGAAAGAGGACTCTTAGATTATTTAATTGTTTACTTAGGCTGTTCTATACAAGCCTTTGCAGTTACCTGTATCCTAAAACCTAATGGATTAGTAGTAGGTGGATTTACAGGTGTTTCTCTAGTGCTTGGAAAATTATTAAATATTAAATATACATTCATATACTATACCCTTTGTATATCAGTATTAATATTAACTTGGTTTTTACTTGGGAAAAAAGAAGTGCTTAAAATTTTACTTCTATCTACTACCTATCCTTTAATATTGATTTTATTTGATAATATAAGTTTTAACTTTATTGAATCTAGTAGCAATGGTACTTTACTATCTTGTATTTACTATGGTATTTTTTCAGGAATTGGTACAGGCCTCATATTAAAAAAGGGATTTTCTCAAGGAAGTTCAGACACTGTAGCTAAAATTCTTAACAAAAAGCTACTTCCTTTTATGAGCATAAGCCAAATTTTACTTATAATTGACATATCAATTCTTTCACTATCAGCTTTTGTTTTTGGCAAGAATGCGGTACTTTATGCCATAGTTATGGAAATGATTTATGCCAAAGTCATGGAATCAGTGTTGTTTGGTTTTGGATCATCTCTTGTTAAAATGGTAGTTATAAGTGAAAAAACTGATGATATTGCAGAGTTTATATTAAAAGAACTGGGAAGGAGTGTTAGCATAGGCACCATTACTGGAGCCTACTCAAACGTAAATAAAAGAAAGGTTATTTTAATTTGCTCCACAAAAGAATCCATGATAGTTAAAAACTTTGCAGCTAAAATAGATAAAAATGCATTTATAAACCTTGTTCCTGTAATATTTGCTTGGGGTAAAGGAGATGGATTTGACCCATTAGAAATTGAATAA
- a CDS encoding sensor histidine kinase, translated as MDIKLKNRKSINVLVFIMVLYMMAFSALNIIDCMANRKYFQKDYYFRSEEFSGILLTYYSFIIDIHNNFKDYEKKSFEEKVDKDMLDTQIKMKREEIEEKYNSLINRAESFENKDEVKNLKEEKGRELEKFEKDIKDENSNVLKALKQKVVYFQDEHYNARKRYLDSLKEVRYYIRNDDNGNIYTNLQSESELQEYLKDALFSIKFPMMTPVNYAEKEMKNKFKHKNLNGYFIVLDDSEKNSMIMSQYKRAQDIRNRVISESIMCIIALILTYVLLRYLKKINFFKENFLGIKKHYKKIPLDFKILLFLIFSLYVYHKCRFSVFNNNISISIILYISLMALYIIYLVIAVDELIILSKDKREFKNQWGKSFLCRIVDSLKDSFMFKNIGFKMLMIIFTTVFLGMILSAAVVIPAVFAIPAAIYMFFYTVFIMYNIFKRVGYFNKILKGTEEMVSGHLDYAIDKKGTDSLSKLASNINNIKEGYKKSLDGSIKSERLKSELITNVSHDLKTPLTSIINYIDLLKQQDLSKDEIEGYVAVLDRKSKRLKDLIEDLFEASKVTSGAIELNIERVDIVALMKQALGEYHEKITNSSLDFKVNLPNKNVFLNLDGKKTWRVFHNLISNALKYSQSNTRVYIDLAEEEQEVTVTIKNIACYEMNFDPDEIFERFKRGDESRSTEGSGLGLAIAKSIVELQNGSLNIVVDGDLFKAIIKFNK; from the coding sequence TTGGATATAAAATTGAAAAATAGGAAGAGTATAAATGTTTTAGTTTTTATAATGGTCTTGTATATGATGGCTTTTTCAGCTCTTAACATTATAGATTGCATGGCTAATAGAAAGTATTTTCAAAAGGATTATTACTTTAGAAGTGAGGAATTTTCAGGAATTCTTCTTACTTACTATTCATTTATAATTGATATTCATAATAATTTTAAGGATTATGAAAAAAAATCTTTTGAAGAAAAAGTTGATAAGGATATGTTAGATACTCAAATAAAGATGAAAAGAGAGGAAATAGAAGAAAAATATAATAGTCTCATTAATAGAGCAGAGAGTTTTGAAAATAAAGATGAAGTAAAAAACTTAAAAGAAGAAAAAGGTCGAGAACTTGAAAAATTTGAAAAGGATATTAAAGATGAAAACTCTAATGTATTAAAAGCGTTAAAGCAGAAAGTTGTATATTTTCAAGATGAACATTATAATGCTAGAAAAAGATATTTGGATTCACTAAAAGAAGTAAGATATTATATAAGAAATGATGATAATGGAAATATATATACTAATTTACAATCAGAAAGTGAACTACAAGAATATTTAAAAGATGCATTATTTTCTATTAAATTTCCAATGATGACACCTGTTAATTATGCTGAAAAAGAAATGAAAAATAAATTTAAGCATAAAAATTTAAATGGATATTTTATAGTTCTAGATGATAGTGAAAAAAATTCAATGATTATGTCACAATACAAAAGGGCTCAGGATATAAGGAATAGGGTTATAAGTGAAAGTATAATGTGTATCATAGCTTTAATACTGACTTACGTTTTATTAAGATATTTAAAAAAAATAAATTTCTTTAAAGAAAACTTTTTAGGTATAAAGAAACATTATAAAAAAATACCATTAGATTTTAAAATATTATTATTTTTGATTTTTTCATTATATGTATATCACAAGTGTAGGTTTAGCGTATTTAACAATAACATTAGTATATCAATAATATTATATATTTCTTTAATGGCTCTATATATTATTTATTTAGTCATTGCTGTGGATGAATTAATTATTCTTTCAAAGGACAAAAGGGAATTTAAAAATCAGTGGGGCAAAAGCTTTTTATGTAGAATTGTTGATTCCTTAAAAGATAGTTTTATGTTTAAAAATATAGGATTTAAAATGCTCATGATTATTTTTACTACCGTATTTTTGGGTATGATTTTATCAGCAGCAGTGGTAATACCAGCGGTATTTGCAATACCAGCAGCAATATATATGTTCTTTTATACAGTTTTTATAATGTACAATATATTTAAAAGGGTTGGATATTTCAATAAAATATTAAAAGGTACAGAGGAAATGGTATCAGGACATTTAGACTACGCCATAGATAAAAAAGGAACAGATTCTCTTTCTAAATTAGCTAGTAATATAAACAACATTAAAGAGGGATATAAAAAATCTTTAGATGGCAGTATAAAAAGTGAAAGATTAAAGTCAGAGCTTATAACTAATGTATCTCATGATTTGAAAACTCCCCTCACTTCTATAATAAATTATATAGATTTGTTAAAACAACAGGACTTATCTAAAGATGAAATAGAAGGATATGTGGCAGTTTTAGATAGAAAATCTAAAAGGTTAAAAGACTTAATAGAAGACTTATTTGAAGCATCCAAGGTAACTAGTGGAGCAATAGAGCTCAATATAGAAAGGGTAGACATAGTGGCGCTCATGAAACAGGCTCTTGGTGAGTATCATGAAAAAATTACAAATTCATCCTTAGATTTTAAAGTAAATCTTCCTAATAAAAATGTATTTTTAAATTTAGATGGAAAAAAGACCTGGAGAGTTTTTCATAATCTAATAAGTAATGCACTTAAATATTCACAATCAAATACAAGAGTTTATATTGATTTAGCGGAGGAGGAACAAGAAGTTACAGTTACTATAAAGAATATAGCTTGTTACGAAATGAATTTTGATCCAGATGAAATATTTGAAAGGTTCAAAAGAGGGGATGAATCAAGAAGTACAGAAGGTTCAGGATTAGGCCTTGCTATTGCTAAGAGTATTGTAGAACTACAGAATGGAAGTCTTAATATAGTTGTGGACGGAGACCTATTTAAAGCCATAATTAAATTCAATAAATAA